CCGGCGGTGGCGGCTACGGCCGCGGCGGCTACTAAGCCCTGCGAATCCGCCGTCTCGGCCCAGCGCTGAGACCAGCCAAGAGGCTTCGGAACTCCGGTTTCGAAGCCTTTTTTCTTGGGGCGCTTGCCACAGCGTCGGAGAAGCGTGGACCCTGAACGCTCGCATCGGGCCCATGGTGTGCTGCCGAAGACGGGACCGAATCACCGGGGCCGTGCCGTTGAAGCGGCTGTACGCACCGGTCGTCGGTGCACCGCACGGGGCCAGGACAACGCCGGACGGTTGGTGGGGGTGGTTCATAGAATGGGCACTTTTTCACGAAAGCAGGATTCGAGATGCCCCTGATGCCGCGTTCCTCCGCTGCCCAACCGATGGTTCACGATGCCCTGTCGCGCAGGACGCTGATGTACCGCCTGGGCGCGGGGCTGTTGCTGCCCGCACTGCAGGCCTGCGGCGGCGGTGACGATGCGGGTCTGGGTGACGGAGCCGGCGTCGGTGAAGCGACGTTGAAAAGCACCAGCGATCGCGGGTTGGCGGCCCCGGCGGCCACTGGCGGTTTTGCCCACCCCGGGGTCATGCACAGCGCGGCCGATCTCGCGCGCATGAAAACCCAGGTGGACAACGGTGTGTCGCCCTGGACCAGTGGCTGGAATGCGCTCACCGACAGCGGCCGCTCGCAACTGGGGCGGGAACCTGCGCCCCTGGTCACGGTGGTCCGTGGTGGAGACGGCGAAAACTTCCGCGCCATCGTGGAAGACGTGCAGCGTGCCTACCAGTTCGCGTTGCGCTGGAAGGTGTCGGGCGACACGCGCTATGCCGATGCGGCGGTCGCGTATCTGGACGCCTGGTCGTCCACCATGACCACGCTCACGGGCAACGCCGACCGCTTTCTCGCCGCCGGCCTGTATGGCTACCAATGGGCCATGGCCGGTGAATTGATGCGCGGCTATGCCGGCTGGTCCAGCGCGGGTCTGAAGGCGATGCAGGACCTGTTGCTGGCGGAGTTCCAGTCCAAGTGCTCGGATTTTCTGGACAACCACAATGGCTCCAACATCACCAACTACTGGGCCAACTGGGACCTGATTGCCCTGTGCGGCCAGATGGCCATCGGCATCTTCTGCGACCGACGCGACATCTACGACAAGGCGCTGGACTACTACCGGAACGGCCGGGGCAACGGTGCCGCGGACCACAGCGTCTACTGCGTGCACCCGGGTTATCTGGGCCAGTGGCAGGAGCTTGCCCGCGACAACGGACATGCCACGCTGAGCGTGGGTCTGAGCGGCCTGCTGTGCGAGATGGCCTGGCTGCAGGGCGATGACCTGTACAGCTACCGCAACAACCGACTGCTGGCGGGCGCGGAGTATGTGGCCAAGGCACAGCTGACCGACAGCAACGGCGTTTACTACACGCTGCCTTTTTCCCGCTACGTCAACCGGCAGGGCACGTTCACCCAGGTCTCCGAGTCGGGCCGGCCGCATCTGCGCCCCATTTGGGAGTGCCTCTACAACCACTACGCCAACCGCAAGGGCCTGTCTGCACCCTACGTGCGTCGCATGGCGGAGCGGTTGCGCCCGGAAGCGAACCAGTGGGGCGGCGACACCCCCAGTTTTGGCACGCTGACCTTCTCGCTCCCGCCCGCGAGCGCGGCCGTGGCGCCCAGCGGGCTCACGGCCTACGTCACCGATGGAAAGGTGCTGCTGTCCTGGTGGGGCAGTGCCCTGGCCACGTCGTATCTGGTGCAACGCAGCGCGTCGGCCAACGGCACGTTCACCACCGTTGCCACCCTGGGCAGTGACGCAACGCGCACCCATACCGACAACCCGGGCACGGGCCAGTGGTTTTACAGGGTATGCACGGTGCACGGCGGCCAGACCCTGGTGGGTGCCGACCGTGCCCGGGTGCAGCTGGGCATTGAATTGCGCCTGGACCTGCCGCTGAACCAGACCTCGGGCACCAGCGCCACCGACAACAGCAGCACCGTCCGCCATGGCAGCCTGGTGGGCAATGCCAGCTGGACCACAGGGCGCACCGCCGGCAACGCCCTGGCCTTCAACGGCAGCACCAGCCATCTCGCGCTGAGCACCGGGGTGGTGGAGGAGCTGGGCGACTTCACCATCGCACTCTGGGTGTACTGGAACACCGCCGTGAACAACACCCGCATCTTCGATTTCGGCAGCAGCGACATCAGCTACATGTGCCTCATCCCCAGGGATGGCAGCGGCAAGATGAGCTTTCGCGTCACGGGCACCACCTACTTTGGTGAACAAGTCGTCTCCCACACGGCAGCATTGAGCACGGGGACCTGGGTGCACGTGGCCGTGACCCTCAAAGGCCGGCTGGGCACGCTGTACGTCAATGGCGTGGCGGTGGGCTCCAACCCGGACATCGACCTGGCACCCTTCCAGCTGGGCTCGACCCACCAGAACTGGCTGGGCCGCTCGCAGTATTCGGGGGACCCCTATTTCAACGGCAAGATGCAGGACCTGCGCATCTACAGCGGCGCGTTCAGCAGCAGCGCCATCCGCGCTTTGATGACGGGTCTGCCCGCACGCACCTGCACCGAGACCCGCGTCCCGGCGCAAACAACCCCGCGGCCGGACCTGGCGCCCAGCCCGAGCCTGTGCGCGCAGTAGCGCTCGCGGTGGAGGCTTCTGCGGCTCCCGACCCGCTCAACACTCCACGATGGCCTTGATCACCCCGGCGGACGGGTCGAGCAGGTTCTGGAACTGTGTCGGTACGTCCGCCAGTGCCAGGCGGTGGGTGTTCAGGCTGGCCGGGATCAGGCCCGCGCGCATGGCACCGAGCACGGTGCTGAAGTCTTCGGTGGTGGCGTTGCGGCTGCCCAGCAGCGTCATCTCGCGCTTGTGGAATTCCGGGTCGGAGAAGGTG
This Hydrogenophaga taeniospiralis DNA region includes the following protein-coding sequences:
- a CDS encoding LamG-like jellyroll fold domain-containing protein, with the translated sequence MPRSSAAQPMVHDALSRRTLMYRLGAGLLLPALQACGGGDDAGLGDGAGVGEATLKSTSDRGLAAPAATGGFAHPGVMHSAADLARMKTQVDNGVSPWTSGWNALTDSGRSQLGREPAPLVTVVRGGDGENFRAIVEDVQRAYQFALRWKVSGDTRYADAAVAYLDAWSSTMTTLTGNADRFLAAGLYGYQWAMAGELMRGYAGWSSAGLKAMQDLLLAEFQSKCSDFLDNHNGSNITNYWANWDLIALCGQMAIGIFCDRRDIYDKALDYYRNGRGNGAADHSVYCVHPGYLGQWQELARDNGHATLSVGLSGLLCEMAWLQGDDLYSYRNNRLLAGAEYVAKAQLTDSNGVYYTLPFSRYVNRQGTFTQVSESGRPHLRPIWECLYNHYANRKGLSAPYVRRMAERLRPEANQWGGDTPSFGTLTFSLPPASAAVAPSGLTAYVTDGKVLLSWWGSALATSYLVQRSASANGTFTTVATLGSDATRTHTDNPGTGQWFYRVCTVHGGQTLVGADRARVQLGIELRLDLPLNQTSGTSATDNSSTVRHGSLVGNASWTTGRTAGNALAFNGSTSHLALSTGVVEELGDFTIALWVYWNTAVNNTRIFDFGSSDISYMCLIPRDGSGKMSFRVTGTTYFGEQVVSHTAALSTGTWVHVAVTLKGRLGTLYVNGVAVGSNPDIDLAPFQLGSTHQNWLGRSQYSGDPYFNGKMQDLRIYSGAFSSSAIRALMTGLPARTCTETRVPAQTTPRPDLAPSPSLCAQ